The DNA region TTAATGGGGAGACCCTGACAGTGTACCTTCCTGAATACCGGGCGACATTGAACCAGAGCATCACCCCCAGCCGCAGGTCGCCCGCCGGGGCGGCTAACCTGGCCACAGCCCAGGGGCTGGCCCTGCTTAGGCGTAACTATATCCCCTCATTTGTAACCGGCCCGGACCCCGCGCCCCTGGAGACCGGGTCCGATGAACAGGTGGTCAAACTGCGGCTCTCCCGAAGGTCGGTTTCCGAAGGCTTCCGGGAGATTATCCTGAATATCACCCCCACCACCCATCTGATCCGGCGTATTGAGGGAAGGACCATTGCGGATGTCCTGGTCCGGTTTGATTTTTCAGATATAAAAATCAACCAAGGAATTCCGGAGCAGCGGTTTATCTATGACTCTCCTGCTTCAGCTAATAATTTTAATAATTTTTTGTTTAGTGATACTGACTAATGTAAAACAGGCATTCATCCGTTTCAAAGGAGCGCTGAAGGTTTCCTAAAACGGTATGGAGGAGGAAATCTGTGGAGTCCCTGGGAGATAAATTAAAATCTACCCGTGAGAGTAAAGGTTATACTTTTGATTATGTAGGACGGGAAACTAATATTGCTACCCGTTATCTGGAAGCCCTGGAAAATGAGAATTTTTCTGTTTTTCCCGGGGAACCCTATCTTCTCGGTTTTTTGCGGAACTATGGTGAATACCTCGGTCTGGACGTGAACGAGCTGATTAGCCTGTACCGGTCCCTGAAGATCCAGGAACAGCCCGTTCCGGTGGAACATCTCCTGAGATCCCCCTCAAAGCTGCCAAAGGTGTTCATCACCATTGCTGTGGTTCTCCTTGGCATTAGTGCCATAGTGGGGGGCATTTATTTCTTCATGAACATCCCCTGGAAAACCGAAACCGCCGAGGCGGCGGTACGGCCCGTGGTGGCCTATACCCTGGAAGGCAGCTTTCTGGAGCGGCGTTTTTACCGCGGGGATACAATTACCATTCCCCTGGGAGGGGAACTGTATAAAATGGAACTCATCAACCTGGGTGAAGCGGTGACCATCTCCGCCCCCACCGGGACGGTAATCCTCGATCTGGGCCAGGAAGTTAACGTAGATATCAACAACGATGGTGTGGGGGATATACGGATAAGTGCACAAGAATTTGCACGAAACGATCCCGCCATGGGGGTACAGCTCCGTTTTGATATCAGTACCGATCTGGGAGTATATGTTGCCGAGGCAACCGGAGAAAGATTGTCCGAAATTGCAGAATCCGGAGGAATCGCCGCCCAGGAAGCGGCAGGAAGCAGTGTTTCTAACGCCCCGGTTATCTTCGCATCCTCCAACGCCTATCCCTTTACCCTCCAGGCATCTTTCCAGGGTTACTGTATGTTCCGCTGGGAAATACTCCGGGAACGGGATCGGCAGGGCAGAAATGAGCAATACTATGTCAGAACCGATGAACTCAATATCCAGGCCCAGAACGGTATCCGCATCTGGGTGTCCAATGCCACGGCGGTAAAACTCCAGGTCATTGGGGGGGGCCGCACGGTTCCCCTGGAAATCGGCGGAGCCGGCGAAGTGGTGGTGGCCGATGTGCGATGGGTCCGGGACGACGACGGCCGGTACCGGCTGGTCCTGATCCGGCTCGACTGACTATGGCCGCCAAACAGCCCGGTCCTGGTTATTACTTGGATCCCTTTGGGTGTGTAAAAAACCAGGTGGACGCAGAAACCATGATGGCGGTCCTGGAAAACTCAGGCTGGCGCCAGGAAGAAGCGGAAGACGCGGACCTCATCATCGTTAACTCTTGTGCCTTTATAGAAAGCGCCAAGCAGGAATCGATCAACGCCGTCCTGGGTTACCGTAAACTCTATCCGGGTAAAAAAATACTCCTGGCCGGCTGCCTGGCCCAGCGTTATGCTGAAACCCTGGCGGGGGAACTGGGGGAAGCGGACATGATCTTCGGCAACGGCGACCTTTCCCGCATACACGAAGCCGCTAAAGCCGCCATGGCCAGCCCAGGTCTTTCAGGCGGCGCCCCGGGTGATAATCCCCGGACCCTGGTCCCTCCGGTTCCAGCAAGCGGCCTTGCCGGCGGTTTTAGCGGCAGCAGCCTGCCCGGCTCGCCCGAGGAAATGCTTCTCACCGGGGAACGGCCTCTGCTCTCCCTGCCCGGTTCAGCCTATGTAAAAATTTCCGAAGGCTGCAACAACCGCTGTACCTTCTGCGCCATCCCTGGCATACGGGGCCCCCTGCGCTCCCGGGCCGCAGTATCGGTGCTGGAGGAATGCCGCCGGCTTCTGGACCGGGACGTTCAGGAAATCTGTCTTATTGGCCAGGACCTGGGTTCCTACGGCACCGACCTGGCCGGCGGCCCTGTTTCCGGCAGATCCGCAGAATCGCTGCCGGAATTGTTGGAGGCCATCGCAACTCTGCCGGGCCGCTTCTGGGTACGGCTCCTCTACATACACCCG from Treponema primitia ZAS-2 includes:
- a CDS encoding LolA family protein is translated as MGFRAAVSRFFVLFLSIIGIFRLSSQEIITAERYLETVSERYGAIRDYEARITIYSGNTEMFGTISHLSPSFLRIDFTKPSEQVIAFNGETLTVYLPEYRATLNQSITPSRRSPAGAANLATAQGLALLRRNYIPSFVTGPDPAPLETGSDEQVVKLRLSRRSVSEGFREIILNITPTTHLIRRIEGRTIADVLVRFDFSDIKINQGIPEQRFIYDSPASANNFNNFLFSDTD
- a CDS encoding helix-turn-helix domain-containing protein, producing MESLGDKLKSTRESKGYTFDYVGRETNIATRYLEALENENFSVFPGEPYLLGFLRNYGEYLGLDVNELISLYRSLKIQEQPVPVEHLLRSPSKLPKVFITIAVVLLGISAIVGGIYFFMNIPWKTETAEAAVRPVVAYTLEGSFLERRFYRGDTITIPLGGELYKMELINLGEAVTISAPTGTVILDLGQEVNVDINNDGVGDIRISAQEFARNDPAMGVQLRFDISTDLGVYVAEATGERLSEIAESGGIAAQEAAGSSVSNAPVIFASSNAYPFTLQASFQGYCMFRWEILRERDRQGRNEQYYVRTDELNIQAQNGIRIWVSNATAVKLQVIGGGRTVPLEIGGAGEVVVADVRWVRDDDGRYRLVLIRLD
- the rimO gene encoding 30S ribosomal protein S12 methylthiotransferase RimO, which translates into the protein MAAKQPGPGYYLDPFGCVKNQVDAETMMAVLENSGWRQEEAEDADLIIVNSCAFIESAKQESINAVLGYRKLYPGKKILLAGCLAQRYAETLAGELGEADMIFGNGDLSRIHEAAKAAMASPGLSGGAPGDNPRTLVPPVPASGLAGGFSGSSLPGSPEEMLLTGERPLLSLPGSAYVKISEGCNNRCTFCAIPGIRGPLRSRAAVSVLEECRRLLDRDVQEICLIGQDLGSYGTDLAGGPVSGRSAESLPELLEAIATLPGRFWVRLLYIHPDNFPRPILDLIRRDSRFLPYFDLPFQHGSAATLRAMNRRGSAEAYLDLIAEIRTLPDAVIRSTFLTGFPGETEEDFQALLDFQAKAQLDWAGVFTYSREEDTPAYSMKHRVPKKIAAQRKFLIEEQQTGITEKRMDRFVGRTLDVLVEEAVDEAEAGESGPGEEGLYLGRLYCQAPEIDGSAVIRSEIPLIPGAFVRGRVFARAGVDLEVTVSQI